In Ipomoea triloba cultivar NCNSP0323 chromosome 15, ASM357664v1, one genomic interval encodes:
- the LOC116007670 gene encoding UPF0481 protein At3g47200-like, with translation MSNAMASHIGDNPQEQTSTNEKEDMEGANCEPLRIVSEKLKNVKKLSPEACIFKVHERLRKTNPEAYTPLTISIGPYHHGKPELRKMEMLKELYTESLLNEAEGVGVEECWKKLKELEGRAERYYGDEIEKEVSGDEFVKMLLLDGCFIVEFVSRSFLRVLGGGQEYKDDPIFMIKGMVGNIVRDMLLLENQLPFFVLQALYDMLIKPVNLEFSEMVKIAFRSQITKGMKIISLLNTELNPQEIKHLLQIVHILCQPQPQQSTEDHEVELCSIRTASELQEAGVHFKKVGKISNTSSDETISLFDIKFNHGGVLEIPSFALYDSTETFLRNLIAYEQHSQDVYPMYFTDYAKFMDDLINTEKDVNLLRLKDVFINGLGDDKEVTCLFNNLCKEVTYHSGDFYYSDVYKELDRHCKKSWNAAMAKLRRDYFNSPWAGISTFAAILLLSLAIAQTVLSALQLHK, from the exons ATGAGCAATGCCATGGCGTCTCATATTGGCGACAATCCACAGGAACAAACTTCAACAAATGAGAAG GAAGACATGGAGGGAGCAAACTGCGAACCATTAAGAATCGTTTCGGAAAagcttaaaaatgtaaaaaaattatctcCAGAAGCATGTATATTTAAAGTGCACGAGAGGCTGCGTAAAACAAACCCAGAGGCTTATACACCTTTGACAATATCCATCGGGCCTTACCATCATGGGAAGCCGGAGTTGAGGAAGATGGAAATGTTGAAGGAATTGTATACAGAGTCCCTTTTAAACGAAGCAGAAGGAGTGGGTGTGGAGGAGTGTTGGAAGAAATTAAAGGAGTTGGAAGGCAGAGCTGAGAGGTATTATGGTGATGAGATAGAAAAAGAAGTTAGTGGGGATGAATTCGTAAAGATGTTATTGCTTGATGGTTGCTTTATAGTGGAATTTGTTAGTAGATCATTTCTTCGAGTGCTTGGCGGAGGACAAGAATACAAGGATGATCCCATTTTCATGATTAAAGGGATGGTAGGTAATATTGTTCGTGACATGTTGCTCCTGGAAAACCAACTCCCCTTCTTTGTTCTGCAAGCACTCTATGACATGCTGATTAAACCTGTCAACCTAGAATTCTCAGAGATGGTGAAAATTGCATTTCGGAGTCAGATAACAAAGGGGATGAAAATTATCTCCCTACTCAATACTGAGCTCAACCCCCAAGAGATAAAGCATTTACTTCAGATAGTGCACATTCTCTGCCAACCCCAACCACAACAAAGTACAGAAGATCATGAGGTTGAATTATGCAGTATACGTACTGCAAGTGAGCTTCAAGAAGCTGGAGTTCACTTCAAAAAGGTTGGCAAGATTAGTAACACCTCTTCTGATGAAACCATAAGTCTATTTGATATAAAGTTCAATCACGGAGGCGTATTAGAGATCCCCTCTTTCGCTCTCTATGATTCAACAGAAACATTCTTAAGAAATCTCATTGCTTACGAGCAACATTCGCAGGATGTGTATCCCATGTATTTCACAGATTATGCCAAGTTCATGGATGATCTTATTAATACAGAGAAGGATGTCAACTTACTTCGTCTTAAAGATGTTTTTATAAATGGACTGGGAGATGACAAAGAAGTGACTTGTCTTTTTAATAACCTTTGCAAAGAGGTTACGTATCACAGTGGAGACTTCTATTACAGTGATGTGTACAAAGAATTGGATCGACATTGCAAAAAATCCTGGAATGCGGCGATGGCAAAACTAAGACGCGATTATTTTAACAGTCCATGGGCAGGGATTTCTACCTTTGCTGCTATACTGCTTCTTTCGCTCGCTATTGCACAGACTGTCCTATCTGCGCTTCAACTGCATAAGTAA
- the LOC116007434 gene encoding UPF0481 protein At3g47200-like yields the protein MSNAMASHIGDNPQEQNSTNEKAKDTMIEDMEGATLTHLQDLANCEPLRILWEKLRNVKQLSSESCIFQVNERLRNTNPEAYTPLTISIGPYHHGKPELRKMERLKELYTHSLLQRAGVGVEVCWKKLKELEGRVESYYGDEIEEEFSGDEFVKMLLLDGCFILEFVIRLYHRAFGHGQEYKDDPIYMISGMESNIVRDMLLLENQLPFFVLQQLYDMIVRIPGKPEFSMLIKFVFRNNIPKVNISSFVNTEANPREIKHLLQLVHILCQPQPQNNGQIQQQKACSSSSCCFWKQPQSQGQAGSDIESQSLSNGQHRDRHWACFPCKFWEQPQQSTDVHEVELFCIHAASELQEAGVDFKKLGKISNTSSDETISLFDIKFNHGVLEIPSFGLFDSTETFFRNLIAYEQHSPDVRPKYFSDYSHFMDDLINTEKDVNLLRLKDVFVNGLGDDKEVTRLFNKLSKGVMHYTDDFYYKDVCTELNRHCKKPRNVLMAKLRHDYFNTPWAGISTFADILLLTLTIAQTVLSALDLHK from the exons ATGAGCAATGCCATGGCGTCTCATATTGGCGACAATCCACAAgaacaaaattcaacaaatgaGAAG GCAAAAGATACCATGATTGAAGACATGGAGGGAGCAACGTTAACGCATCTACAAGATTTAGCAAACTGTGAACCATTAAGAATCCTTTGGGAAAAGCTTAGAAATGTAAAACAATTATCTTCAGAATCATGTATATTTCAAGTGAACGAGAGGCTGCGTAATACAAACCCAGAGGCTTATACACCTTTGACAATATCCATCGGGCCTTACCATCATGGGAAGCCGGAGTTGAGGAAGATGGAAAGGTTGAAGGAATTGTATACACACTCCCTTTTACAAAGAGCAGGAGTGGGTGTGGAGGTGTGTTGGAAGAAATTAAAGGAGTTGGAAGGCAGAGTTGAGAGCTATTATGGTGATGAGATAGAAGAAGAATTTAGTGGGGATGAATTCGTGAAGATGTTATTGCTTGATGGTTGCTTTATACTGGAATTTGTTATTAGATTATATCATCGAGCGTTTGGCCATGGACAAGAATACAAGGATGATCCCATTTACATGATTAGTGGGATGGAAAGTAATATTGTTCGTGACATGTTGCTCCTGGAAAACCAGCTCCCCTTCTTTGTTCTGCAACAACTCTATGACATGATTGTTAGAATTCCTGGCAAGCCAGAATTCTCAATGCTGATAAAATTTGTATTTCGGAATAATATACCAAAGGTGAACATTAGCTCCTTTGTCAATACTGAGGCCAACCCCCGAGAGATAAAGCATTTACTTCAGTTAGTGCACATTCTCTGCCAACCCCAACCCCAAAATAATGGGCAGATTCAGCAGCAGAAGgcatgttcttcttcttcttgctgCTTTTGGAAACAACCGCAAAGCCAAGGCCAAGCCGGCTCTGATATTGAATCCCAAAGTCTTAGTAACGGACAGCATAGAGATAGGCATTGGGCATGTTTTCCTTGCAAGTTTTGGGAACAACCACAACAAAGTACAGACGTTCATGAGGTTGAATTATTCTGTATACATGCTGCAAGTGAGCTTCAAGAAGCTGGAGTTGACTTCAAAAAGCTTGGCAAGATTAGTAACACCTCTTCTGATGAAACCATAAGTCTATTTGATATAAAGTTCAATCACGGTGTGTTAGAGATCCCTTCTTTTGGTCTCTTTGATTCAACAGAAACATTCTTTAGAAATCTCATAGCCTACGAGCAGCATTCGCCAGATGTGCGTCCCAAGTATTTCTCAGATTATTCCCACTTCATGGACGATCTTATTAATACTGAGAAGGACGTCAACTTACTTCGTCTTAAAGATGTTTTTGTAAATGGATTGGGAGATGACAAAGAAGTGACCCGTCTTTTTAACAAACTTAGCAAAGGGGTTATGCATTACACTGATGACTTCTACTACAAAGATGTGTGCACAGAATTGAATCGACATTGCAAAAAACCCAGGAATGTGTTGATGGCAAAACTAAGACACGATTATTTTAACACTCCATGGGCAGGGATTTCTACCTTTGCAGATATACTACTTCTTACGCTCACTATTGCACAGACTGTCCTATCTGCGCTTGATCTGCATAAGTAA